The Pleurodeles waltl isolate 20211129_DDA chromosome 7, aPleWal1.hap1.20221129, whole genome shotgun sequence genome includes a region encoding these proteins:
- the LOC138304189 gene encoding sulfotransferase 1 family member D1-like, which yields MAKVHPEPGTWPEYLEKFMSGDVAFGSWYDHVKGWWQKIRDHPILYVFYEDMKEDPRREVLKLLRFLEREVSDEVLEKILHYTSFQEMKSNPMANYRTIPDELMDQNVSPFMRKGITGDWKNMFTVAQNEKFDEDYVRKMSGSTLQFRTEL from the exons ATGGCAAAGGTGCATCCAGAGCCTGGCACATGGCCTGAGTACCTGGAAAAATTTATGTCTGGAGATG TGGCATTTGGCTCCTGGTATGATCATGTGAAGGGCTGGTGGCAGAAGATCCGGGACCACCCCATACTCTACGTGTTCTATGAGGACATGAAGGAG GATCCAAGACGAGAGGTCCTGAAACTGCTGCGCTTCTTGGAGCGTGAAGTCTCCGATGAAGTTCTGGAGAAGATTTTGCACTACACGTCCTTCCAAGAGATGAAGAGCAACCCCATGGCTAACTACAGAACCATACCTGACGAGTTAATGGACCAAAATGTGTCTCCTTTCATGAGGAAAG ggatTACCGGAGACTGGAAGAACATGTTCACCGTTGCTCAGAATGAGAAGTTTGATGAAgattatgtgaggaaaatgtcaggGAGCACGCTGCAATTCCGGACAGAGCTATGA